TTGTTCTATACGCTGCCCATCGCGCTGGGCGTGACCCTGATCGTGTTCATGCTGGTGCATCTGGCGCCGGGAGATCCGCTGAATGCGGTGGTGCCAGCCGATGCGCCGGCCGAGGTAGTGGAAAGGCTGCGGCAAGCCTACGGTTTCGACAAACCATTGCCGATTCAATACCTGATCTGGATGGGCCACGTCGCCACCGGCGAGCTAGGAACGTCGATCGCCACCGGCCGGCCGGTGGCCGGCGAGATCGGCCCGGCAATCCTGAACACACTGCTGCTGGCCCTGGCAGCCGCGTTCGTCGGATTCAGCGGCGGCACGCTGCTCGGTGGCATCGCCGGCTTCACGCAGGGCCGCGCCTGGGACAAGCTGGCCACCGGCCTGGCCATCACGGGGGTGAGCGTTCCGCACTACTGGCTGGGAATCGTGCTGGTGATTTTCTTTTCCGTGGAGCTGAATCTGTTGCCCGCCATGGGGATGGGGCCCGGAGGATCCTCGGCTTGGGCCTGGGACTGGCTGCACGTGCGCCACATGGTGCTGCCTGTGGTGACGCTGTCGGTGATCCCGCTGGGGGTGGTCGCCCGCACCGTACGGTCCTGCGTGGCCGAGATTCTGAATCAGGAGTTCGTGCAGGCCCTCCACGCCAAAGGGTTGCTCAACCGGCAGGTGGTTGGGCACGTGGTTAAAAACGCCGCGCCCGTCGTGCTGGCCGTGATCGGTTTGCAACTGGGCTATCTGCTCGGCGGCTCGATCCTGGTGGAGACGGTGTTCTCCTGGCCGGGCGCCGGGTTCCTGATGAACGACGCCATCTTCCGGCGGGACCTGCCGCTGCTGCAGGGCACCATCCTCGTGCTGGCCCTGTTCTTCGTCCTGCTGAATCTGTTCGTGGACCTCATCCAGACCATGTTCGATCCGCGCATCCGGCGGGGATGAACCGCCCCCGCGTGTCCGGCCCGGAGAGGGCCATGCCCGACGCCTCCAGCCGGGCCGCCAAGCCCGATATCGATGCCGCCCAGACCCTGGTGAGTTCGCGGGGGTACTGGGAGACGGTGTACCAGCGCCTTAAACGCGACAAGGTCACCATCGCCTGCGCGGTGGTGCTGCTGCTGATCATTCTGTCGGCCGTGTTCGCCGACAGGCTCGTTCCGGCCGACCCGTACAAGGCGAGCATGCTCAAGCGTCTCAAGCCGATTGGGACGCCCGGATTCGTGCTCGGGGCGGACGAGCTGGGGCGCGACATGTTGTCCCGGCTGCTCTATGGGGGCCGCCTATCGCTGTTCATGGGCATCATGCCCGTGTTCAACGCCCTGGTGGTGGGCGGGTTGCTGGGGGTGGTCGCCGGCTTCGTTGGCGGGCGGGTCAACATGGCCATCATGCGGATCGTGGATGTCTTCTACGCGTTTCCCTCGGTACTGCTGGCGATCGCCATTTCCGGGGCGCTGGGCGCCGGCATCCTGAACGCCCTGGTCTCGCTGAGCCTGGTGTTCGTGCCGCCGGTCACTCGGGTGACCGAGAGCGTGACCACGCAAGTGCGCGCCTTCGATTTCGTGGAAGCGGCCCGGGCGAGCGGAGCCGGTACGTTCACCGTCATCCGCGTGCACGTGTTGAGCAACGTGGTGGGCCCCGTATTCATCTACGCGACCAGCCTGATCAGCGTCAGCATCATCCTGGCCTCCGGGCTGAGCTTTCTCGGGCTGGGCGTCGTGCCGCCCGAGCCGGAGTGGGGCCTGATGCTGAACACGCTGCGTCAATCCATCTATGTGAGCCCCTACGTCGCTGCGCTGCCGGGGGTCATGATCTTCGTCACCTCGCTGTGCTTCAACCTGATGAGCGACGGGTTGCGCAGCGCCATGGACATGCGGCTTTAACCGGTGCGGGCATGAATCTTGATCCCTCCAGCAGTGCCCCCCGCGGCAGCGTGGCGGCCTCCGGCGCCAGCGGAGCGGAGCAGCCCCTGCTGGCCGTGCGCGACCTGTGCAAGTATTTCCCTCTGAAGTCCGGCCTGCTCCACAAGCGCATGTCGTGGGTGCACGCGGTCGACCACGTTTCCTTTTCGGTGGACGCCGGCGAGACGCTGGGAATCGTCGGGGAATCGGGTTGCGGGAAGTCCACCGCGGCACGACTGCTGATGCGACTGCTCGATCCGGACCGGGGCGAGGTGGATTTCTCCGGCCGGCGCGTAGGGGATGCCGCGGGCATCAGCATCCGCGAACTGCGGCGCAACATGCAGATGGTGTTCCAGGACTCCTATTCCTCGCTCAACCCCAGGCTGCCGGTGGAGGATACCATCACCTTCGGCCCGATTGTGCATGGCCTTTCGCGCCAGGAGGCCCGCACGCTGGCCCGCGAGCTGCTGGCCCAGGTCGGGCTGGAGCCCAATTCGTTCGTGCGGCGCTACGCGCACGAGCTTTCCGGCGGCCAGCGCCAACGGGTCAACATCGCCCGGGCATTGGCACTGCATCCCAGGCTGTTGATTCTCGACGAAGCGGTGTCATCGCTGGACAAGTCCATTGCCGCCCAGGTGCTCAACCTGCTGATGGACCTCAAGGCCAAGCTGCACCTGACATACCTGTTCATCTCCCATGATCTCAACGTCGTGCAGTACCTGAGCGATCGCGTGATGATCATGTACCTGGGCAAGGTGATGGAGGTCGGGCCGGTGGAGGACATCTATCGCTCCGCCCTGCACCCCTACACGCGGGCGCTGCTGTCGGCCATGCCGTCCATGGACCCGGACCGGCGCACCACCGAGCCGCCGCTGACCGGCGACCCGCCCAACCCGATCGACCCGCCACCGGGTTGCCGCTTTCGTCCGCGCTGCGCCTACGCCGAAGAGGTGTGCGGAACACGCGAGCCCGAGTTGGCCGACGGGGCCTGGGGGCCCCGGCACGCGGTGGCCTGCCACATGGCCGTCCCCGGCTCGGGTCACAGCCGCGCGGGGCAAATCCCTGCCCCGCCGCACCTGGCGCGCGGCAGCAATGACTCCGACGCAAGGGGCGCATCGAGGCGATCCTCATGAGCCCAGCGGAGACTTTCAGCAAAGAGCAGCTGCTCGCCCTGGCAGATGCGCTGCAACATATCCGGTTGCAGCCCAGGCAGGCGCAGGACTTGGCCGGGCTGGTGCACCACGAGAATGAAGCGGTGCTCGCTGCCGCTCAGCAGCTGGCCTTCGAGAGCGAGCCCGGCCAGTTCATGGCGCTGCTGCACCGCTACTGCGAAGGAGCCAAGCCATGACGGAGCATGAACTCACCGCCATGACCTTGGTGGAGGTGGCCGAGGCCATCGCGTCCCGCCAGGTATCGTCGCTCGAGGTGGTGCGCGCCTGCCTGGAGCGCAGCGAGCGGGGGCAGCGGCGGCTCAACTGCTTCATCGCCATCGAAGCGGATGCGGTGTTGCAGGCCGCTGCGCAGGCCGATGCCGAGCTGGCGCGGGGCCGGCGCCGGGGGCCTCTGCACGGCGTGCCGCTGGCCCACAAGGACATGTTCTATCGCAGCGGGCGGGAGTCTTCCTGCGGTTCGAAGATCCGCCGCGGATTCGTGCCGGATACGACGGCCACCGTCATAGCCCGCCTGGAAGCCGCCGGCGCGCTGGTGCTGGGACGGCTGAACCAGGCCGAGTTTGCGGTCGGCCCAACCGGTCACAACGTGCACTACGGCGACTGCCGCAACCCGTGGAATGCCGAGCACATCCCGGGCGGTTCCTCCAGCGGCTCGGGCGCGGCGGTGGCGGCCCGGTTGGTCTATGGCGCCTTTGGTTCGGACACGGGGGGCTCGGTGCGCCTGCCCGCCGCCATGTGCGGGGTGGTCGGGCTCAAGCCCACGCAGACCCGCGTCAGCCGGCATGGGATGATGCCGCTCTCCTTCTCCCTGGACCAGGCGGGACCGCTGGCCCGCACCGCGCGCGACTGCGCGCGGCTGCTACGCATTATCGCCGGCCCGGACGGTCTGGACTCCACCTGCAGCGCCGAGCCCGTGCCGGATTACGAGACGGAACTGGAGCGGGAAGGCACGCCCGTGCGCATCGGGGTGCCGTCCAACTACTTCTACGACCTCGCCACGCCTGAGGTGCGCCGGGCCATGGAGCAGAGCCTGGCCGTATTCCGGTCGCTCGGCGCGGAGGTGCTGCCAATCCAGGTGCCCGATCACGACATCATTGGGGAGCTCGGTGCGGTGGTGATGCAGTCGGAGGCAGCCACCCTGCATCGGCGCTGGCTGAGCACCCGGCCACAGGATTACGCCGACCAGGTGCGGGCGCGGATCGAGCCGGGGCTGTACTTGCCGGCCACGCGCTATCTGGAGGCCCTGGACCTGCGGGCCGTTGTGCTGGAGCGCTTCATGAAGGGCGTGTTCGCGCACGTGGACGTTGTGCACGCACCGGTGCTGTCCTTCCCGGTGCCCACCCTGGCGGAGACCGACGTCAAGGCCGGCCCGGGTTTCCGCGATGTCATTGCGCGGCTCACGCACTGCACGCGCACCATTAACTACGTGGGCCTGCCGGCGCTGAGCATGCCGGCCGGCTTTACGGATAACGGCCTGCCCGTAGCGTTCCAGCTCATCGGGCGGCCCTTTGCCGAGGCCCGGTTGCTCCAGTTGGGGAACGCCTTCCAGCAGGCGACCGATTGGCACCGCAAGTCGCCTGCATGGTAACTCCACCCTTGGCGCAAAGAGCATCCCGATGAACGGCTCCCCCTCTCCCGAACACTCGGCCGCTCCGGGGTCCCCGCAAAATGACGGGGCCTCGCTCGTCGAGGTGGACGGACTCAGTGTCTGCTTCGAATCGCCCGAGCACAGCGTATACGCCGTAAACGGCGTCAGCTTCACCCTGCGCCGGGGAGAGGTGCTGGGCATCCTCGGTGAGTCGGGATCGGGCAAGAGCGTGACGCTGCGCGCACTGATGCGCCTCCTGCCCACGCGGCGCGTGCGCATTGGCGGGCGGGTGCTCATCGACAAGCAGGATATCTTTGCGCTGGAGCCGGGCGCGCTGGCCGACCTCCGCGGCAAGACGGTGGCGATGATTTTCCAGGAGCCGATGATCGCCTTCGATCCGGTCTATACCATCGGCCGGCAGATTGCCGAGACCATCATCCGGCACGAGGGAGTGACGCAGCACGAGGCGGAGCGGCGCGCCGTGGACCTGCTGGAACGCGTGCGGATCCCCTCGCCAAGGCAACGCCTCAAGGCCTATCCCCACGAGCTTTCCGGTGGGATGCGCCAGCGGGCGATGATCGCGCTGGCACTGTGCTGCCGGCCCAGCCTGCTGCTGGCGGACGAACCCACGACCGCTCTCGATGCCACCGTGCAGATTCAGATCCTGTTGCTGTTGCGGGAACTGCAGCGCGAGCTCGGGATGGCGATGATATTCGTCACCCACGACGTCGGTGCGGCCGCCGAGATATCGGACCGCCTTGCGGTGATGTATGCGGGACAGCTGGTGGAAACGGGCCCGGTGGGGAGCGTGATCCGCGAACGACGGCATCCGTACACGGAGGGGCTGCTGGCCTCCACGGTACACGGCAGCAACCGGCATCAGCGGCTGGAGGTCATCCCGGGCTCCCCGCCCAGCCTCACGAGCCCGCCCGATCATTGCAGCTTCGCCCCCCGCTGCCGCTACGCCAGCAATCCCTGCCACACGCAGGTCCCGGGCAACAGCTGGCCCGCCCCGGATCACGTAGTGCGGTGCTTCAAGGCAGCAGAGCTGCTGGCCGGGGCCTGAGTGGGCGCTTCGACGAGTTGTACGCGTCCACCGGCTGCCCGTCGATCCCGCCAGAGCGACTGCTGCGCGCTTCGCTGCTGCAGGCGCTCTACACGATTCGCAGCGAGCGGTTGCTGATGGAGCAGTTGGACTACAACCTGCTGTACCGCTGGTTTGTGGGCCTGAACATGGACGATCCGGTGTGGAACGCCACGGTGTTTACCAAGAACCGGGCTCGGCTGCTGGAGCTGGTCAAAGCGAATCAGTTAGGAGCATTGGCGGAGGTGGCGATATCGACCAGTGGGTACTGCACTCGCCTCGACCAGATCGCGGAGGAAACGGCGCCCCCTGCCTGGCGCCCCGGTTGACAGCTCTCGCCCCCTGCGTCGAGGCGCCGATTTGACTGCTCCGGCGCGCTCTGGCAGGATCGGCCCGAGATGGGAGGGGCGTTATCAGCGCTGTGACAAGAGGAAGAGCTGTGACAAGGAGGGAAGAGCCTGGGCCGCGGGGCGCCATGACTGAGAATGGGTGTTGATATGACTTCCGCTGTCAAGAGTCACGATGACGTGTGGATTGGGCAGGCCGGTGCGTCGTGGCTTCATGGTGGGTGCTCGAGCCATCGGAAGAGACGGAGCCTGTAACTGCGACGGTTGATCATGCTGATATCCGTGGGTTGGGTACCCCCGTACTTGTGTCCGTCGCGGCGCCTGCTTCGCTCTATGGGCGAGGATCGTGGCTTCGTAACACCGTCGAAGGTTGCGCCGATACCGGGGCCGCGTCCCCGCCGATGGCTCGAGATCGTGATCAACGTGTCTGCGCTCCGTCGGAAGTCATAATGTTATGTTCTCTACGCTCTCGGCCTCCTCGAGGTCGCGCGCGCGCGTGGCCTCGTAGTGCTGCCAAATGCTGGCTACGCTCTTGACGCCGCCCTGGCGACGGAGCAGTATCGGTCGCGTCCGACCCGCTCGGCGCCCTGGAGCCGAGTTCTGAGCCGCACCGCGCTGTGAACCCGAGACGAAGGAGGAGCCATGATCGACCTCGACGCTCGCCCCGAAGATCCCGGACCCGGCTCTCCGTCGCTCTCGCGGCGCGAGTTGCTCGGACTGCTCGCGACGACGGGCGCGGGCGTGATGCTGGCCCCCATCATCCGCTCCGGCGCCGTGCTCGCCGCCGAGACCCCGAAGAAGGGCGGCCAGATCGTGGTGGCGCTGTCCCAGGAGCCCACCGTCTTCAACCCCGCCCGACCTCACATCGAGGTGGACCGCGGTGTCCACTTCGGACTCTTCGACAGCCTGTGGCGGGTGGACGAGAAGGCCCAGTTCTTCCCCAATCTGGCGGCGGAGGTGCCGACCGTGAAGAACGGCGGTATCCAGAAGAACGGCCTCGAATACACAGTAAAGCTCAGGAAGGGCGTCAAGTGGCACGACGGCAAGCCGTTCACCTCGAAGGACGTGAAATTCACGCACGAGCTGATCACGAATCCCAAGTTCGGGGCCTTCAGCAAGGTGGGGCACGATCAGGTGGCGAGCGTCGAGACGCCTGACGAGTCCACCGTGCGGATCCGACTCAAGGAGCCCTTCGCCCCCTTCATGACGGCGTGGGGCGACACCTACATCGTGCCCGCCCACATCCTGGAGGGCGTGGCCGATCCCAACACCGCCGAGTTCAACACCAAGAGCCCGGTGGGCACGGGGCCATTCAGGCTCGGCAGCCGCGTGGCCGGCGACCACCTCCTCCTCGTGGCCAATCCCGCGTACCACATGGGAGCGCCCGCCCTCGAGCGAGTGATCTTCAAGTACATCCCGGACCTCACGGTCCTGTACACGCAGTTCAAAGGCGGCGCCGTGGACGTGACGGGCATGCAGGGCATCTCAGCGGAGTTCTATAACGAGGCCAAGAGCCTCCCCGGCGTGACCATCCACCTGCACTACTCGCCCTCGGTGGAATACATCTACTTCAATCACGGCAACCCGAAGTTCAAGGAGCGTGCCGTCCGCCAGGCGCTCTACCTCGCGATGGACAAGAAGGCCATCGTCGACCAGGTCTACTACGGGCTGCCCAAGCCGGTGGAAGGATACCTGCCGCCCACGTCCTGGGCCTACAACGCCGAGCTGCCCAAGCACGAGTTCAACCCCGACAAGGCCAAGCAGATCCTGGAGGAGGCCGGATGGAAGGCGGGCGGCGACGGCGTGCGGGCCAAGGGCGGCGTGCGCCTGTCCTTCACCAACGCCACGACCGCGGGCAACAAGCTCCGCGAGCAGACGCAGGCGCTCGTCCAGCAGAACTGGCGGGCCATCGGCGTGGACATGCAGATCACCAACATGCCGGCCGCCGTGATCTGGGGGGAGTACTACGTGAAGTCCAAGTTCGAGACGCTGCT
Above is a window of Candidatus Rokuibacteriota bacterium DNA encoding:
- a CDS encoding ABC transporter permease, whose protein sequence is MLYYLLKRLFYTLPIALGVTLIVFMLVHLAPGDPLNAVVPADAPAEVVERLRQAYGFDKPLPIQYLIWMGHVATGELGTSIATGRPVAGEIGPAILNTLLLALAAAFVGFSGGTLLGGIAGFTQGRAWDKLATGLAITGVSVPHYWLGIVLVIFFSVELNLLPAMGMGPGGSSAWAWDWLHVRHMVLPVVTLSVIPLGVVARTVRSCVAEILNQEFVQALHAKGLLNRQVVGHVVKNAAPVVLAVIGLQLGYLLGGSILVETVFSWPGAGFLMNDAIFRRDLPLLQGTILVLALFFVLLNLFVDLIQTMFDPRIRRG
- a CDS encoding ABC transporter permease translates to MPDASSRAAKPDIDAAQTLVSSRGYWETVYQRLKRDKVTIACAVVLLLIILSAVFADRLVPADPYKASMLKRLKPIGTPGFVLGADELGRDMLSRLLYGGRLSLFMGIMPVFNALVVGGLLGVVAGFVGGRVNMAIMRIVDVFYAFPSVLLAIAISGALGAGILNALVSLSLVFVPPVTRVTESVTTQVRAFDFVEAARASGAGTFTVIRVHVLSNVVGPVFIYATSLISVSIILASGLSFLGLGVVPPEPEWGLMLNTLRQSIYVSPYVAALPGVMIFVTSLCFNLMSDGLRSAMDMRL
- a CDS encoding ABC transporter ATP-binding protein: MNLDPSSSAPRGSVAASGASGAEQPLLAVRDLCKYFPLKSGLLHKRMSWVHAVDHVSFSVDAGETLGIVGESGCGKSTAARLLMRLLDPDRGEVDFSGRRVGDAAGISIRELRRNMQMVFQDSYSSLNPRLPVEDTITFGPIVHGLSRQEARTLARELLAQVGLEPNSFVRRYAHELSGGQRQRVNIARALALHPRLLILDEAVSSLDKSIAAQVLNLLMDLKAKLHLTYLFISHDLNVVQYLSDRVMIMYLGKVMEVGPVEDIYRSALHPYTRALLSAMPSMDPDRRTTEPPLTGDPPNPIDPPPGCRFRPRCAYAEEVCGTREPELADGAWGPRHAVACHMAVPGSGHSRAGQIPAPPHLARGSNDSDARGASRRSS
- a CDS encoding amidase, which encodes MTEHELTAMTLVEVAEAIASRQVSSLEVVRACLERSERGQRRLNCFIAIEADAVLQAAAQADAELARGRRRGPLHGVPLAHKDMFYRSGRESSCGSKIRRGFVPDTTATVIARLEAAGALVLGRLNQAEFAVGPTGHNVHYGDCRNPWNAEHIPGGSSSGSGAAVAARLVYGAFGSDTGGSVRLPAAMCGVVGLKPTQTRVSRHGMMPLSFSLDQAGPLARTARDCARLLRIIAGPDGLDSTCSAEPVPDYETELEREGTPVRIGVPSNYFYDLATPEVRRAMEQSLAVFRSLGAEVLPIQVPDHDIIGELGAVVMQSEAATLHRRWLSTRPQDYADQVRARIEPGLYLPATRYLEALDLRAVVLERFMKGVFAHVDVVHAPVLSFPVPTLAETDVKAGPGFRDVIARLTHCTRTINYVGLPALSMPAGFTDNGLPVAFQLIGRPFAEARLLQLGNAFQQATDWHRKSPAW
- a CDS encoding ABC transporter ATP-binding protein — protein: MNGSPSPEHSAAPGSPQNDGASLVEVDGLSVCFESPEHSVYAVNGVSFTLRRGEVLGILGESGSGKSVTLRALMRLLPTRRVRIGGRVLIDKQDIFALEPGALADLRGKTVAMIFQEPMIAFDPVYTIGRQIAETIIRHEGVTQHEAERRAVDLLERVRIPSPRQRLKAYPHELSGGMRQRAMIALALCCRPSLLLADEPTTALDATVQIQILLLLRELQRELGMAMIFVTHDVGAAAEISDRLAVMYAGQLVETGPVGSVIRERRHPYTEGLLASTVHGSNRHQRLEVIPGSPPSLTSPPDHCSFAPRCRYASNPCHTQVPGNSWPAPDHVVRCFKAAELLAGA
- a CDS encoding peptide ABC transporter substrate-binding protein, with the protein product MIDLDARPEDPGPGSPSLSRRELLGLLATTGAGVMLAPIIRSGAVLAAETPKKGGQIVVALSQEPTVFNPARPHIEVDRGVHFGLFDSLWRVDEKAQFFPNLAAEVPTVKNGGIQKNGLEYTVKLRKGVKWHDGKPFTSKDVKFTHELITNPKFGAFSKVGHDQVASVETPDESTVRIRLKEPFAPFMTAWGDTYIVPAHILEGVADPNTAEFNTKSPVGTGPFRLGSRVAGDHLLLVANPAYHMGAPALERVIFKYIPDLTVLYTQFKGGAVDVTGMQGISAEFYNEAKSLPGVTIHLHYSPSVEYIYFNHGNPKFKERAVRQALYLAMDKKAIVDQVYYGLPKPVEGYLPPTSWAYNAELPKHEFNPDKAKQILEEAGWKAGGDGVRAKGGVRLSFTNATTAGNKLREQTQALVQQNWRAIGVDMQITNMPAAVIWGEYYVKSKFETLLVGIQASVGDDPDCLNRIHSKYIAAKTGSGRNVSQYENPTVDKLLEDGVREIDRAKRRAIYLKLQEVIRTDLAYLPIFSYVRIEGVKQGIVNYTPNSNTLTNSWNMHEWGWKA